In Paractinoplanes brasiliensis, the following proteins share a genomic window:
- a CDS encoding DUF58 domain-containing protein — translation MREALRGLTTRGRSFLAAAAAAGISAIILGERDLLRVAILLAALPLLAAAYVGRSRYKLACTRSLDPGRAPVGSSARVILRLQNMSRLPTGTLLLEDRLPYALGSRPRVVLERLGSHQASSVAYTVRADVRGRYPIGPLVIRLTDPFGLCELTRSFPSIDKLTVIPQVFTLPPVRLAGEYAGTGESRARSVAVHGEDDAATREYRRGDDLRRVHWRSTARTGELMVRREEQPWESRATVVLDTRVYAHRGEGPTASFEWAVSATASIAMHLRQQGYKLRLVTGSGIDIDAAEATGEGIILDTLADVKPAQNGDISVLVEQVRRRSDGGLVIGIFGTLTVPEAELLAGLRGNGATCIGFAIDSSTWVSMSPGERSEADREHSAAALALVHSGWRSVPVVHGSTLPALWPAAARGSSGFAWRAAMAETVSGVNR, via the coding sequence ATGCGGGAGGCCCTGCGAGGGCTGACCACGCGCGGTCGCTCGTTCCTCGCCGCGGCCGCCGCGGCCGGCATCTCCGCGATCATCCTCGGCGAGCGTGACCTGCTGCGGGTGGCGATCCTGCTCGCCGCCCTGCCGCTGCTCGCCGCCGCGTACGTGGGCCGCAGCCGGTACAAGCTGGCCTGCACCCGCTCGCTCGACCCGGGCCGCGCGCCGGTCGGGTCCAGCGCGCGGGTCATCCTGCGCCTGCAGAACATGTCCCGCCTGCCCACCGGCACCCTGCTGCTGGAGGACAGGCTCCCGTACGCGCTGGGCAGCCGCCCCCGGGTGGTGCTCGAGCGGCTCGGGTCGCACCAGGCCAGCAGCGTGGCGTACACGGTGCGGGCCGACGTGCGGGGCCGCTACCCGATCGGGCCGCTGGTGATCCGGCTGACCGACCCGTTCGGCCTGTGCGAGCTGACCCGCTCGTTCCCCAGCATCGACAAGCTCACGGTCATCCCCCAGGTGTTCACGTTGCCCCCGGTCCGCCTCGCGGGCGAGTACGCGGGCACCGGCGAGAGCCGCGCCCGGTCGGTGGCGGTGCACGGCGAGGACGACGCCGCCACCCGGGAATACCGCCGCGGCGACGACCTGCGCCGTGTGCACTGGCGCTCCACCGCCCGTACGGGTGAGCTGATGGTGCGCCGCGAGGAACAGCCCTGGGAGAGCCGGGCCACCGTGGTGCTCGACACCCGGGTCTACGCCCACCGGGGCGAGGGCCCGACGGCCAGCTTCGAATGGGCCGTCTCGGCCACCGCCAGCATCGCCATGCACCTGCGCCAGCAGGGTTACAAGCTGCGGCTGGTCACCGGCTCGGGCATCGACATCGACGCGGCCGAGGCCACCGGCGAAGGCATCATCCTCGACACCCTGGCCGATGTGAAGCCCGCCCAGAACGGCGACATCTCGGTGCTGGTCGAGCAGGTGCGCCGCCGCTCCGACGGCGGCCTGGTGATCGGCATCTTCGGCACCCTGACCGTGCCCGAGGCCGAGCTGCTGGCCGGCCTGCGCGGCAACGGCGCCACCTGCATCGGCTTCGCGATCGACAGCTCGACCTGGGTCTCCATGAGCCCCGGAGAGCGCTCGGAGGCCGACCGGGAACACTCGGCGGCCGCACTGGCCCTGGTGCACAGCGGCTGGCGTTCGGTGCCGGTCGTGCACGGGTCGACGCTGCCCGCGCTGTGGCCGGCGGCTGCCCGCGGCTCCAGCGGCTTCGCGTGGCGGGCGGCGATGGCCGAAACCGTGAGCGGGGTGAACCGATGA
- a CDS encoding transglutaminaseTgpA domain-containing protein → MSGRRRLGLVAAGATLLAAAPIVSIFDSYTWLMQCLVTVGLIAGAAVGARTLRFPTWAQALSMILVLLLTLTWLFPSGEEFLIPTPSTFGHFADLFTQAGQDTRSYGVPVPDRDGLLFVTVLGIGSVAIAVDLLTVVARKPALAGLPMLAIYSVPVAVYIDSVPVLPFIIGAFGFLWLLVSDNIDRVRRFGRRFTGDGRDVDVWEPSPLAAAGRRLGVIGVVAAVFLPLLVPTINGGLLSRLTQTGTGVGVGPGNGTGGRINLFASLSGQLTRTDVVELVRLRTDEQTPYYLRFGVADQLTNNGFGSRTPNGESVTQGLPDPRTTTPTANFSNHRAQVQVSDSLQQGMLPLYQNTVAVDGLQSGWNFDDNQQVVFSNRRSTKGLAYTFEYVRAKPTAAQLRQAEPLSPDDPIVRLNTAHPDDEAVTKLVDRLTANKRTEYDKMRALYEYFSTKNGFTYRLSTQSVGASSEIAAFLETKVGYCQQYAAALAWMAREAGIPARVAFGFTRGQREGDTYVITNRNAHAWTEVYLRGFGWIPFDATPAASVAGAARSDYAPDVDLPTEAPTAAESQAAPGADPSAAGGAERPDRSDFNEPGAAGPIDGGSSGVSGSALLIIALAALLLALLLVPALRRVLLRRHRHAATVPPDPKVTTLSGPADIVVTTETVQARADAHAAWDELMDTMIDFRIPIDPTETPRVTAQRLIKDAVLLAEPASAVTLLGTAEERARYARKPLQGGELTVALGQVRKGLSRSANRRTRINAVLLPPSVLMRWRLGLAETSARLVGASGRLRDVLAKASPRRLLPHKGR, encoded by the coding sequence ATGAGCGGCCGGCGCCGTCTCGGGCTCGTCGCGGCGGGGGCGACCCTGCTCGCGGCCGCGCCCATCGTCTCCATCTTCGACAGCTACACCTGGCTGATGCAGTGCCTCGTCACCGTGGGCCTGATCGCCGGAGCCGCCGTCGGGGCCCGCACGCTGCGGTTCCCGACGTGGGCCCAGGCGCTCAGCATGATCCTGGTGCTGCTGCTCACGCTGACCTGGCTGTTCCCCAGCGGCGAAGAGTTCCTCATCCCGACGCCGAGCACGTTCGGCCACTTCGCCGATCTGTTCACCCAGGCCGGGCAGGACACCCGGTCGTACGGGGTGCCGGTGCCCGACCGGGACGGCCTGCTGTTCGTCACCGTGCTCGGGATCGGCTCGGTCGCGATCGCGGTCGACCTCCTGACCGTGGTCGCGCGCAAACCGGCCCTGGCCGGCCTGCCGATGCTGGCGATCTACTCGGTGCCGGTCGCGGTCTACATCGACAGCGTGCCGGTGCTGCCGTTCATCATCGGGGCCTTCGGCTTCCTGTGGCTCCTGGTCAGCGACAACATCGACCGCGTACGCCGGTTCGGGCGCCGCTTCACCGGCGACGGGCGCGACGTCGACGTGTGGGAGCCGTCGCCGCTCGCCGCGGCCGGCCGGCGCCTGGGCGTCATCGGCGTGGTCGCGGCCGTGTTCCTGCCGCTGCTGGTGCCCACGATCAACGGCGGGCTGCTCTCGCGGCTCACCCAGACCGGCACCGGGGTCGGTGTCGGCCCCGGCAACGGCACCGGCGGGCGGATCAACCTGTTCGCCTCGCTGAGCGGCCAGCTGACCCGCACCGACGTGGTCGAGCTGGTGCGGCTCAGAACGGACGAGCAGACACCGTACTACCTGCGCTTCGGGGTGGCCGACCAGCTGACCAACAACGGGTTCGGCAGCCGCACCCCCAACGGCGAGAGCGTCACGCAGGGCCTGCCCGACCCCCGCACCACGACGCCGACCGCCAACTTCAGCAACCACCGGGCCCAGGTGCAGGTCAGCGACAGCCTGCAGCAGGGCATGCTGCCGCTCTACCAGAACACGGTGGCCGTCGACGGGCTGCAGAGCGGCTGGAACTTCGACGACAACCAACAGGTTGTCTTCTCCAACCGCAGGTCCACCAAGGGCCTTGCCTACACCTTCGAGTACGTGCGGGCCAAGCCGACCGCCGCCCAGCTGCGGCAGGCCGAACCGCTGAGCCCCGACGACCCGATCGTGCGGCTCAACACCGCGCACCCGGACGACGAGGCGGTCACCAAGCTGGTCGACCGGCTGACCGCGAACAAGCGCACCGAGTACGACAAGATGCGGGCTCTCTACGAGTACTTCTCGACCAAGAACGGCTTCACCTACCGGCTGTCCACGCAGTCCGTCGGGGCCAGCTCCGAGATCGCGGCGTTCCTCGAGACCAAGGTCGGCTACTGCCAGCAGTACGCGGCGGCGCTGGCCTGGATGGCGCGGGAGGCCGGGATCCCGGCCCGGGTGGCGTTCGGCTTCACCCGGGGCCAGCGCGAGGGCGACACGTACGTGATCACCAACCGCAACGCCCACGCGTGGACCGAGGTGTACCTGCGCGGCTTCGGCTGGATCCCGTTCGACGCCACCCCGGCGGCGAGCGTGGCCGGCGCGGCCCGCTCGGACTACGCACCCGACGTCGACCTGCCCACCGAGGCCCCGACGGCGGCCGAGTCGCAGGCGGCCCCGGGCGCCGACCCGTCCGCGGCGGGCGGCGCCGAACGGCCCGACCGTAGCGACTTCAACGAGCCGGGCGCGGCCGGCCCGATCGACGGCGGCTCCTCCGGCGTCTCCGGCAGCGCCCTGCTGATCATCGCCCTGGCCGCCCTGCTGCTGGCGTTGCTGCTGGTCCCGGCGTTGCGACGGGTCCTGCTGCGCCGGCACCGGCACGCGGCCACCGTCCCTCCCGACCCGAAGGTCACGACGCTCAGCGGCCCCGCCGACATCGTGGTCACGACCGAGACGGTGCAGGCCCGAGCCGACGCGCACGCGGCCTGGGACGAACTGATGGACACGATGATCGACTTCCGGATCCCGATCGACCCGACCGAGACGCCGCGGGTCACCGCCCAGCGGCTGATCAAGGACGCCGTGCTGCTGGCGGAGCCCGCCTCCGCGGTGACGCTGCTCGGCACGGCGGAGGAAAGGGCCCGGTACGCCCGCAAACCCCTGCAGGGTGGCGAGCTGACCGTGGCGCTGGGGCAGGTCCGCAAGGGGCTGTCCCGGTCGGCCAACCGGCGGACCCGGATCAACGCTGTCCTGCTGCCGCCTTCGGTGCTGATGCGGTGGCGGCTCGGGCTGGCCGAGACCTCGGCCCGGCTGGTCGGGGCGAGCGGGCGGTTGCGGGACGTGCTGGCCAAGGCCAGTCCTCGTCGGCTGTTGCCGCACAAGGGACGCTGA
- a CDS encoding DUF3040 domain-containing protein: MPLSEHEQRLFDQIERSLAEDPKFASAVRASDPRFHARRRLLVAAFVIVLGLALVVYGTVSSNTPLGVAGFVVMLGSAAFAMQSRRKSSAPADLQAVGGTATRRTRQTRKGGFIDRLEDRWRRRPEGHR; encoded by the coding sequence GTGCCGCTCTCGGAGCACGAGCAGCGGCTGTTCGATCAGATCGAGCGGTCGCTTGCCGAGGACCCTAAGTTCGCCTCGGCTGTGCGGGCCAGCGACCCGCGTTTTCACGCACGGCGCCGGCTGCTGGTCGCCGCGTTCGTCATCGTCCTTGGCCTAGCGCTGGTCGTCTATGGCACGGTCAGCAGCAACACGCCGCTGGGTGTCGCGGGCTTCGTGGTCATGCTGGGTTCCGCCGCTTTCGCGATGCAGTCCCGCCGCAAGAGCTCGGCCCCGGCCGACCTGCAGGCCGTGGGCGGCACCGCCACGCGTCGCACCCGTCAGACCCGTAAGGGCGGTTTCATCGACCGGCTGGAGGATCGCTGGCGCCGGCGCCCCGAGGGGCATCGCTGA
- the dinB gene encoding DNA polymerase IV encodes MGRSQAVPRGRDPRFGPGADDAGCTILHVDMDAFFASVAVRARPELRGKPVIVGGVGPRGVVSSASYEARRFGVRSAMPTARARALCPRGIFLPVDGPAISAASEAVMAIFRDVTPLVEPLSSDEAFLDVAGAQRLLGPPTGIARLIRRRMQEEQRLTCSVGVAPTKFVAKLGSTRAKPDGLMVVPAGLVLEFLHPLPVEALWGVGERAAETLRRLGLTTVGEIAHAPAGMLRGALGEAAATHLHELSWGRDPRRVSPEREEKSIGAEMTFDVDVADPEVLRRSMLALADKVGSRLRASGFVGRTVAIKVRLADFRTVNRSRTMPTSTDVAREIFETSWSLFTALAASDHIRLVGVRVEGLTPAATTSRQLSLGEPERGWREAEAARDAVIARFGRTSVGPASLLGQSDLRRTENHPHSAVVPLSDPPTPS; translated from the coding sequence GTGGGGCGTAGCCAGGCGGTGCCGAGGGGGCGTGACCCGCGTTTCGGGCCGGGTGCCGATGACGCGGGCTGCACGATCCTGCACGTCGACATGGATGCGTTCTTCGCCTCGGTGGCTGTGCGGGCGCGGCCCGAGCTGCGGGGCAAGCCGGTGATCGTGGGCGGTGTGGGCCCCCGCGGCGTGGTCAGCTCGGCCAGTTACGAGGCCCGCCGCTTCGGCGTACGCAGCGCCATGCCGACAGCGCGAGCGCGGGCCCTCTGCCCGCGCGGCATCTTCCTGCCGGTTGACGGGCCGGCGATCAGCGCGGCGTCCGAGGCCGTCATGGCGATCTTCCGCGATGTCACCCCGCTGGTCGAGCCGCTCTCGTCCGACGAGGCCTTTCTCGACGTCGCCGGCGCCCAGCGCCTGCTCGGGCCGCCCACCGGGATCGCCCGGCTGATCCGCCGTCGCATGCAGGAGGAACAGCGGCTCACCTGCTCGGTCGGGGTCGCGCCGACCAAGTTCGTGGCCAAGCTGGGCTCGACCCGGGCCAAACCCGACGGCCTGATGGTCGTCCCGGCCGGGCTGGTGCTCGAGTTCCTCCATCCGCTGCCGGTCGAGGCCCTGTGGGGGGTCGGCGAGCGTGCCGCCGAGACGTTGCGCCGGCTCGGGCTCACCACGGTCGGCGAGATCGCGCATGCCCCGGCCGGGATGCTGCGCGGGGCCCTGGGCGAGGCCGCCGCCACCCACCTGCACGAGCTTTCCTGGGGCCGGGACCCCCGCCGGGTCAGCCCCGAGCGCGAGGAGAAATCGATCGGCGCCGAGATGACCTTCGACGTCGACGTGGCCGATCCCGAGGTGCTGCGCCGGAGCATGCTGGCGCTGGCCGACAAGGTCGGGTCGCGGCTGCGGGCGAGCGGCTTCGTCGGCCGTACGGTGGCGATCAAGGTGCGCCTGGCCGACTTCCGCACGGTCAACCGGTCACGCACGATGCCCACGAGCACCGATGTGGCACGCGAGATCTTCGAGACGTCGTGGTCGCTGTTCACCGCCCTCGCCGCGAGCGACCACATCCGGCTCGTCGGCGTGCGGGTCGAGGGGCTGACCCCCGCCGCCACGACGTCGCGGCAGCTCAGCCTGGGTGAGCCGGAGCGGGGGTGGCGCGAGGCGGAAGCGGCCAGGGACGCAGTAATCGCCCGTTTCGGTCGTACGAGTGTCGGTCCGGCCAGTCTTTTGGGACAAAGCGATCTGCGAAGAACCGAAAATCACCCGCACTCGGCGGTCGTCCCGCTTTCCGACCCGCCAACCCCCTCGTAG
- a CDS encoding alkaline phosphatase family protein: protein MTGVTTEPLVVPADRLPAAALEPVRPAYGSHSLADVLPSVCSVLGVPGAGDVLGLRDRLDGVTRVGVLLIDGLGTHNLPVLSPYAPTVADLATSARTLTAGFPSTTPVSLVTVGTGVPPGVHGILGFTVRRPDGRTLNHIHWKNDPDPVQWQPAPTRFAAAAASGVAVTAISKREFEGSGLTVSAYGGARFAGESDLAADMIAALSAAEGPTLVYGYHADLDKSGHEDGVDSPSWRAAARGVEMLVDRIVHGLPPRSALLVIADHGQLNVPADARYDMADIPDLRAGVTGVAGEPRVRYLYAAPGALDDVVTTWRGILGDQAWVLTRDEVIDGGWFGPVAPPHRNRIGDVVIVCLGRVVALAGGWEPPAVGRLIAYHASVTAAEMQVPLLIAR, encoded by the coding sequence ATGACCGGCGTGACCACCGAGCCGCTCGTGGTGCCCGCCGACCGTCTGCCCGCCGCCGCGCTCGAGCCGGTGCGTCCCGCGTACGGCTCACACAGCCTGGCCGACGTCCTGCCCAGCGTGTGCTCGGTGCTCGGCGTGCCCGGCGCCGGCGACGTGCTGGGCCTGCGCGACCGGCTCGACGGGGTGACCCGGGTAGGCGTCCTGCTGATCGACGGGCTCGGCACCCACAACCTCCCGGTCCTTTCCCCGTACGCCCCCACGGTCGCCGATCTGGCCACGTCGGCCCGCACCCTGACCGCCGGTTTCCCCTCGACCACCCCGGTCAGCCTCGTCACTGTCGGCACGGGTGTTCCCCCGGGCGTGCACGGCATCCTCGGTTTCACCGTGCGGCGCCCCGACGGCCGGACGCTCAACCACATCCACTGGAAGAACGACCCCGACCCCGTCCAGTGGCAGCCGGCGCCCACCCGCTTCGCCGCCGCCGCGGCCTCCGGGGTGGCCGTGACCGCCATCAGCAAGCGGGAGTTCGAGGGCAGCGGCCTGACCGTCTCCGCGTACGGCGGCGCCCGTTTCGCCGGCGAGAGCGACCTCGCGGCCGACATGATCGCGGCCCTGTCCGCCGCCGAAGGCCCCACGTTGGTCTACGGCTACCACGCCGACCTCGACAAGAGCGGCCACGAGGACGGTGTCGACTCCCCGTCGTGGCGGGCCGCGGCCCGTGGCGTCGAAATGCTGGTCGACCGGATCGTGCACGGGCTGCCGCCCCGCTCGGCCCTGCTCGTGATCGCCGACCACGGCCAGCTCAATGTCCCCGCCGACGCGCGTTACGACATGGCCGACATTCCGGACCTCCGCGCGGGCGTCACCGGGGTCGCGGGGGAGCCGCGCGTCCGCTATCTCTACGCGGCGCCGGGCGCCCTCGACGACGTGGTTACCACCTGGCGCGGCATCCTCGGCGACCAGGCGTGGGTCCTGACCCGGGACGAGGTCATCGACGGCGGCTGGTTCGGCCCGGTCGCCCCGCCCCACCGCAACCGGATCGGTGACGTGGTGATCGTCTGCCTGGGCCGCGTGGTCGCCCTGGCCGGGGGGTGGGAGCCGCCCGCCGTGGGCCGCCTGATCGCCTACCACGCCTCCGTGACCGCCGCCGAGATGCAGGTCCCGCTGCTGATCGCCCGCTGA
- a CDS encoding class I SAM-dependent methyltransferase, which produces MEIASTRAARPSARTAAVWAVLRRELERHPGRELTVLDVGGGTGGFAVPLAEAGHTVTVVDASPDALAALTRRAADAAVADRVRAVQGDGDALAALVAPASADLILCHAVLEVVDDPAGVVAAIAGALRPGGAASVLVASRAAAILGRAINGHLRAATAVASDPEGRAGTRDTLRRRYDAESATALLGAAGLTVEQIHGVRVLADLLPAAVVEEDPQTLLDLELELSSRPPFRDIASQLHLFARKP; this is translated from the coding sequence GTGGAAATCGCATCGACACGGGCAGCCCGCCCCTCCGCCCGTACCGCCGCCGTCTGGGCCGTGCTGCGGCGTGAGCTGGAGCGTCACCCCGGCCGCGAGCTGACCGTGCTGGACGTCGGCGGTGGCACCGGCGGGTTCGCCGTGCCGCTGGCCGAGGCCGGACACACCGTCACCGTCGTGGACGCCAGCCCCGACGCGCTGGCCGCCCTGACCCGCCGCGCCGCCGACGCCGCAGTGGCCGACCGGGTCCGCGCCGTGCAGGGCGACGGCGACGCGCTGGCCGCCCTGGTCGCGCCGGCCAGCGCCGACCTGATCCTGTGCCACGCGGTGCTCGAGGTCGTCGACGACCCGGCCGGTGTGGTCGCCGCGATCGCCGGTGCGCTGCGTCCCGGGGGAGCGGCGAGCGTGCTGGTGGCGAGCCGGGCGGCGGCGATCCTGGGCCGGGCGATCAACGGGCACCTGCGGGCGGCCACCGCGGTCGCGTCCGACCCCGAGGGGCGCGCCGGGACCCGCGACACACTGCGGCGGCGTTACGACGCGGAAAGCGCGACGGCGCTGCTCGGGGCGGCGGGCCTCACGGTCGAGCAGATCCACGGCGTACGGGTCCTGGCCGATCTGCTGCCGGCGGCGGTGGTCGAGGAGGATCCGCAGACGCTGCTCGACCTGGAACTCGAGTTGTCGTCGCGGCCGCCGTTCCGGGACATCGCCTCCCAGCTGCACCTTTTCGCCCGCAAGCCCTGA
- a CDS encoding SSI family serine proteinase inhibitor — protein sequence MLPVVLAAAAVTAVLGPLPDPRPPYGGHPRPAPQEQLKLSHVADTGSAVTVTLTCDPPGGGHPEPAEACAALAEVDADPDRIKPANRACILLYQPVTAELTGTWQGREVSWKHRYGNTCEMRRATGVLFRF from the coding sequence ATGCTTCCTGTCGTTCTCGCCGCAGCCGCCGTCACCGCCGTCCTCGGCCCACTTCCCGACCCCAGGCCCCCGTACGGGGGTCACCCGCGCCCCGCACCGCAGGAGCAGCTCAAGCTCAGCCACGTCGCCGACACCGGGTCCGCGGTGACGGTCACGCTCACCTGCGACCCGCCCGGCGGCGGACACCCCGAACCCGCCGAGGCCTGCGCGGCCCTGGCCGAGGTCGACGCCGACCCGGACCGGATCAAGCCCGCCAACCGCGCCTGCATCCTGCTCTACCAGCCGGTGACGGCCGAGCTCACCGGCACGTGGCAGGGCCGCGAGGTGAGCTGGAAGCACCGCTACGGCAACACCTGCGAGATGCGCCGTGCCACGGGAGTGCTGTTCCGGTTCTGA